The Candidatus Obscuribacter sp. DNA segment AACTACATTAGCCAGATTAATAGCCATTTCTCGGTGGTTATTGAGACTGGTCAATATCGGTGTGAGCTTGTCGCTACCTGGATAGCTGGAGAGGCGTCCCACGTGGAGATTGACCGGGTGAAAGGGTCTGCCACCAATAGTGGTCTGTATCGCCGCTCCCAGTTTGCGCAGTTGTGTCCAGGTGTCAAATTCGACCGGGTGCTTGGTGGCAAAATCCAATATGTCTGGAGTCTTTAAAAAGTCCGGCAGCGCCAGAGCACAAATATGAGTGGCGTGTGACTCGATGATCATGCCCAGATGCATCAGCTCGCGGTAGAGCAACTCTCTGTGGCAAGGCTCAAAGCCAAATGCACGCTCAATGGCAAATATTGCTGCCAGCACATGGCCAGTGGAGCAAATGGCGCAAACACGCGAGGTGATGAGGGGCATCTCATCGTATTTATGACCCAGTACGATACGTTCAAAAAAACGTGTGCCTTCAAAAACATTGAGTTTGACTGATTCGATTTTGCCATTGTCGATGGTGACATCGACAGCAGCATGACCTTCCACCCGGCATATTTCTGCCAGCTGAATCACCTGCTTTGTGGATTTTTCGTCGTCTGCCATTATTTTTGTTCAACCTTTGTCATACGTTCAAATAACTCAGCGGGAGCGCCAAATGTTTTGAGTCTGTTCAGTACTTCCAGCATGTCATAACCTTTCTCTTCAAGTATCAATGCCATTGCTGCCATTTGCGGTTCTTCGCAAGGACCAAAGCAGCCGTAGCAGGCTGCTCCTAGCCCAGGACAGAGGGCGCCGCAACCAGCGGCTGTGACTGGTCCCAGGCAGGGTAAGTTTTTTTCTATAAGTACACAGGGGTTTTCGTGCAGCTTACACTCGAGGCAGACTGGCTTGTGGGTGATATAAGGCAATTGTTCTTTGAGCAGGCTGGCTGTCACTGCCAAAAACTGTGTGGCATCTATAGGGCAACCTGATAGTTTGACATCAACTTTGACGTGTTCGTCTAAGGCACTGGGTGGCAAAATTTCAATTTGGCTATCTTTGCCATAGACCGCTTCCAGCATAGAGCGTGCCGAGCAGTTTTGGCAGGACCCTTTTTGGACACAGCCCCAGACAGCACAGTTGCCCACTGCTACCACATAACGTGACTCTTTGCGGATTTTAAGCAGCTTCTCAAGGTCATGCGGTTGACTGACACTACCTTCTACAAAGGTAATATCTACTGGTCCGCTTTCGTTGCCACTTTGGGCAAAAGGAAATCTTGACAGATGCACGTAAGGCAAAAGCTGATCCAGGTTTTCGAGGATGACCAGTAGCTCTCCGGCGCAGCCGGTCAATCCTTCGACAGCGATATTTGGTTTGCGTTTAACTGTCATTGTTTACCTGTACCGACTTCGATTACTTCAGACATAGTTTTGAGAGCAGGCAGGTCAAATACTGGACCTTCTTTGCAGGTAAAGTGGCCACCGATATAGCAATGACCACATTTGCCAAAGCCGCACTTCATGTGGCGCTCAAGCGATAGCCAGATGTTTTTGTCTTTGACATTTTTGTGTGCCAGGTTGTCTACCACAAAGCGGTACATCACTGGTGGTCCGCATACAGCAAATTGCATGTCGGGGCTAATATCCAGGTGATCAAGCAGGTCAGTGACTCGCCCTGCTTCCATGGGGATATGAGGCAAAAGACAGACATTGGCGTCTTCTGCTGCCAGATAGACTTCGATATCAGGTAGTTCCATGAGGGCATTGATTTCATCATGGAAGAGAATCTCTTCGCAGTGTCTCATGCCATAGATAAGTATCAGTTTGCCATAGTCGTCTCTATGCTCAAGCAGATATTGCCACAGAGAACG contains these protein-coding regions:
- a CDS encoding oxidoreductase, which produces RSLWQYLLEHRDDYGKLILIYGMRHCEEILFHDEINALMELPDIEVYLAAEDANVCLLPHIPMEAGRVTDLLDHLDISPDMQFAVCGPPVMYRFVVDNLAHKNVKDKNIWLSLERHMKCGFGKCGHCYIGGHFTCKEGPVFDLPALKTMSEVIEVGTGKQ